The nucleotide window TCTCAATTTCTtggcaatttattttttcttaggCGTTCTCTTAACAGTTTCAGGTATGTTCATACCAGAACATGCCTCAAGTTTTGTTCATACTAAACATGGGGTATTGAGAACGTTAGCCCAATCCTGCCTCTACCAAAGTCAATGGAAGCGTTGCCATTCATTTTAGCAGATACAGTATTGGATGCTTTATTGCTTACTCTGCCTATCTTCAATACAAATCATCTATGTCTTTGCTTCTAGCCACGCTCAACCTCATTACAGATACATACTACATTCCTTGCTCTGGCAGGATGCTTAGACTACCAGCATTCTTATACCATGGCAGAATTTAGTAGAACTTGTTAATTGTcggctcttttatttttcacttgcaCAATCTTTTCCCTGACGTTGGATTATGGTACTAATTGTATAAAACTTGGTCAAAGATCCAGATAAATAAGAGTGCAACTTGGGATCCCACAATTGCAGAAAacattctttttgttttctgtttcaattATGTGACCACATCTCTCATAGAGAAATAGAATATTGAAACCTTAGCACAGGGTTTAATTGAAACCTTAGCACAGGGTTTTGGCTGAGCATTCTTTCTgactataaaagaaaataaactaataGACATCCTAGTATGTTCTCTTTCAGTAGCAAAACAATAAATTATTGATATGGCAAGAAGACTCAAAGCCACTTTTCTCACATACTCAAATGCACATAACAAAAACTGATTTATAGCTGTCATTCTCTTCTGCCGAACTGATTTGCTGTTGTCACTCGATCTGTGGGCTGACAAAAAGCAGTTATGTCCAGAGCAGCAAATGGAACCCAAGTAATTACCTGCATTCCTTCTCCCCCacatgacaaaaaaaacccaaaaaacccccaaaaaaccccccaaagaattaaaaaatgttattgtaTGTTGATTTCTCCTTCCTGTGTAGCTATTTATTTGATCAGGTGTGAATTAGAATTCTGTTCATTTAATGTGCTTGTTATTCGGCACAAGAGGGTAACGCGAGTCAGAGGAAGTAGCTGCCTACAACAATAATTAAACATGTGTAACCAATTAGTGGGTTTTCCACTATGGCACAAGCATATAATTTGTTGAGTCTTTCTATGAGGAGAGATGAAAATAGGTACAAAAAGTGTGCCTAACTACAACATTGACGTTCTCATGTTAAACATGTCAATGCAAATGAactttaaatatataatatctAGTTTGTTAATAAACCTCTGCTTTGCCTAAAATGAACTCTATTGGCTAATGGCAATAACATGTaatttaatgtgatttttgcTAGAGAAATATTGCATCTGACAGAACCAATTAATAGTATTAAGTATTAACAGTATTTTATGGCTAGGATATAGGGCATCCAGTCTATGTATCACAGAACAGCTCATTTCAGCAGCATTTAACAGCATTTACAAGCAAAGTGCAAAAAGACATAATGCTAGTTTATGTTCCGAGTCAAAATGCTAAAAGTGCTTACACATCCTTGTTACTTTTATAACTGAATTCATTTCATTGAGAATTCTTAAGTTAAATAAATGCTTATTGATTTAAAAGGTTATACAGAATTACATTAAATTCATGGTGTCTCAACACTGTATAAAGATAATAAATCTAGGTAGTCTAGGACCACACTTGAGTAACAGAGGCCCAGTTTGCCCTGTCAGATGCTGATTTGAGTTTGAAAGGTTACAGATTAGTTTAGCAATGTTAAGTGAACTGGCAAAGGCATCTCTAATTTTGCTGGAAATGAGGAAGCTTGATGGTAAAGGGGAATCCTAATGAGTCCATCGAAAGCTTGCTTTGTACCCAACAGACAAGGTGCTGTGAATTGTATGAAAATATTGGAAATCAATGGCTTCTATGGAATTTCATTAAGAAGCAGTATCCACAATTGATAGCACCTCATAATTTGATGGATTGTGCTAAGAAAATGATTAGCTAGGTAGAAAGAGTCATAGAATACACACGCTGGGACCTCAGAAATGTTGAAGTGGGGCTATttgtacaaaataaaaaatattgattttactTATGtgcaaaatttttaaatgtaggGAGAGTTGTCTCACAAGTCATTGGCTGATACAATCTTTTGATTTTGTAGCAGTCTCGGGAGAAGGAGCAGATGATGGTGATAGCGGGAACGAGAGCAGGAGCGGAAGCGAAGAAACCAACGTCTGTgagaagtgctgcgctgagttCTTCAAGTGGACTGACTTCCTGGAGCACAAAAAGAGCTGCACTAAAAACCCCCTGGTGCTGATTGTCAATGAAGATGAACCAGCTCCACCCCCTGCTGAGGAATTCCCTGATCCCTCGCCTGCGAGCTCTCCCAGTGACCAGGCAGAGAgtgaagctgctgaagaaggcGTCCAGGCAGAAAACAATGACAGCTCTGAGgtaaaaaacacagaaaaggaagaagagccAATGGAGGTTGAAACTTCTGCAGAGAAAAGTTTCCAGAATCAACGCACCTCAAACACAGCTACTCCTCTACCTCAGATCCCTGAACCATCTTCCATGACAAGCTATAACATGCCAAACACCAACGTCACACTAGAGACTCTGCTGAGCACAAAAGTGGCAGTCGCGCAGTTCTCGCAGAGCGCACGGGCCACTACTTCCACAAGCATCAGCAGTGGGGTGACGGCTGTGGCCATCCCCATGATTCTAGAGCAGCTcatggccctgcagcagcagcagattcaccagctccagctgatcGAGCAGATCCGCAGTCAGGTGGCGATGATGAACCGCCAGCCTCTGCGACCGTCCCTCAACCAGATCGTGGCCGCCCAGGGTGGTCCTGGGCAGGCCTCCAACCAGCTGCAGGGGTTTGCCACCAGTGCTGCCGTCCAGCTCACTGCAGTCATTCCTTCTGCCATTGTGGGGCAGGCCACCAGTGGTCAGCCCACTGCCTTCGACAGCTCTCAGCACATCTCGAGACCTACATCTGGAACAAGTACACCCAATATATCCAGCAGTGGCTCTTCTGCCCTGCCTGAATCAGGTGTACCTTCCTCCTCAAATGCAATTACGTCCATAACTCCCATTTCTGTGTCAAATGCTTCTAACAGTGCTTCACAGCCCCAGAATGGTTCAACTCTACCTTCAATAGGACATGGAAGCCTCACCTCGGTATCCAGCCTGCCAAACCCACTTCTACCTCAGACTTCATCAAATAGCGTGATCTTCCCCAATCCGCTGGTTAGCATCGCCGCAACTGCTAATGCGCTTGATCCTCTGTCCGCCCTTATGAAGCACCGCAAAGGAAAGCCACCAAATGTGTCAGTGTTTGAACCCAAATCAAGTTCTGAGGATCccttttttaaacataaatgcCGATTTTGTGCCAAGGTCTTTGGAAGTGACAGTGCTTTACAGATTCACCTCCGCTCGCATACAGGCGAAAGACCATTTAAGTGTAACATATGTGGAAACCGCTTTTCCACAAAGGGCAACCTGAAAGTTCATTTTCAGAGGCATAAAGAGAAATACCCTCATATTCAGATGAACCCTTATCCTGTTCCAGAATACCTCGATAATGTGCCCACCTGCTCTGGAATCCCGTATGGGATGTCACTGCCCCCCGAAAAGCCGGTCACAACATGGTTAGACAGTAAACCTGTTTTACCAACTGTCCCGACTTCCATTGGGCTCCAGCTGCCCCCCACTATAGCTGGTGTGAACAGTTACGGAGACTCTCCAAGTATCACTCCTATGAGCAGGTCACCCCAGAGGCCTTCTCCTGCCTCCAGTGAATGCACTTCTCTATCCCCAAGCCTCAACACTTCTGAGTCGGGTGTTCCGGCATCTGCTGAATCCCCGCAGCCTGTTCAGAGTGGCTCATCTCTGACCAAGACAGAACCTATCTCTCTGCCTCCCACGAGCACACGGCTTGGGGACCTTTCTGCAGGTGGGCAagtttctgcagctgccacGTCTTCAGTTCCTACAGTGGTTACAGACAGCAGTGTTGCAACAAGCCTCCCAAACCCTGTGCTTCCAGCAGTGTCTGACCAGTTTAAGGCAAAGTTTCCATTTGGTGGTCTGCTAGACTCTATGCAAACATCAGAAACCTCAAAACTTCAACAGCTAGTGGAGAACATTGATAAGAAGATGACAGATCCGAATCAATGTGTCATTTGTCACCGTGTGCTTAGTTGTCAGAGCGCTCTCAAGATGCATTACAGAACACATACAGGAGAAAGAccatttaaatgcaaaatttgtGGACGTGCCTTTACTACAAAAGGCAATCTAAAAACACATTTTGGAGTTCATCGAGCAAAGCCACCACTTAGAGTACAGCACTCGTGTCCCATTTGTCAGAAGAAATTTACAAACGCGGTTGTTCTTCAGCAGCACATTCGTATGCATATGGGTGGGCAAATTCCTAACACGCCACTACCAGAGGGCTTCCAGGATGCCATGGACTCAGAGCTTTCCTATGATGAGAAGAATGTTGACACACTGAGCAGCTTCGATGAAGACATTGATGAAAATTCTATGGAAGAAGACCCGGAACTAAAGGACACGGCAAGTGATTCATCCAAACCCCTTATCTCTTACTCTGGGTCATGTCCTTCTTCACCACCTTCTGTGATCTCCAGTATTGCTGCTTTGGAGAATCAAATGAAAATGATTGATTCTGTCATGAACTGTCAGCAGCTGACCAGTTTAAAATCCATAGAAAATGGATCAGGGGAAAGTGACCATTTGAGCAATGACTCCTCATCAGCTGTTGGTGATCTTGAAAGCCAGagtgcaggcagccctgcaat belongs to Taeniopygia guttata chromosome 2, bTaeGut7.mat, whole genome shotgun sequence and includes:
- the SALL3 gene encoding sal-like protein 3 isoform X1; its protein translation is MSRRKQAKPQHLKSDEELQAEVVSEHAVSGEGADDGDSGNESRSGSEETNVCEKCCAEFFKWTDFLEHKKSCTKNPLVLIVNEDEPAPPPAEEFPDPSPASSPSDQAESEAAEEGVQAENNDSSEVKNTEKEEEPMEVETSAEKSFQNQRTSNTATPLPQIPEPSSMTSYNMPNTNVTLETLLSTKVAVAQFSQSARATTSTSISSGVTAVAIPMILEQLMALQQQQIHQLQLIEQIRSQVAMMNRQPLRPSLNQIVAAQGGPGQASNQLQGFATSAAVQLTAVIPSAIVGQATSGQPTAFDSSQHISRPTSGTSTPNISSSGSSALPESGVPSSSNAITSITPISVSNASNSASQPQNGSTLPSIGHGSLTSVSSLPNPLLPQTSSNSVIFPNPLVSIAATANALDPLSALMKHRKGKPPNVSVFEPKSSSEDPFFKHKCRFCAKVFGSDSALQIHLRSHTGERPFKCNICGNRFSTKGNLKVHFQRHKEKYPHIQMNPYPVPEYLDNVPTCSGIPYGMSLPPEKPVTTWLDSKPVLPTVPTSIGLQLPPTIAGVNSYGDSPSITPMSRSPQRPSPASSECTSLSPSLNTSESGVPASAESPQPVQSGSSLTKTEPISLPPTSTRLGDLSAGGQVSAAATSSVPTVVTDSSVATSLPNPVLPAVSDQFKAKFPFGGLLDSMQTSETSKLQQLVENIDKKMTDPNQCVICHRVLSCQSALKMHYRTHTGERPFKCKICGRAFTTKGNLKTHFGVHRAKPPLRVQHSCPICQKKFTNAVVLQQHIRMHMGGQIPNTPLPEGFQDAMDSELSYDEKNVDTLSSFDEDIDENSMEEDPELKDTASDSSKPLISYSGSCPSSPPSVISSIAALENQMKMIDSVMNCQQLTSLKSIENGSGESDHLSNDSSSAVGDLESQSAGSPAMSESSSSMQALSPVNSNSESFRSKSPGLSNQEEPQEIQLKTEKPDSPPPTTENGGALDLTSTNPGRPVIKEEAPFSLLFLNRERGPSQSTPSLVTSTAPTMIKMEVNGHSKPISLGEVPSLPAGIQVPAAPQTVMSPGITPMLAPPPRRTPKQHNCQSCGKTFSSASALQIHERTHTGEKPFGCTICGRAFTTKGNLKVHMGTHMWNNAPARRGRRLSVENPMALLGGDALKFSEMFQKDLAARAMNVDPSFWNQYAAAITNGLAMKNNEISVIQNGGIPQLPVSLGGGAIPPLSNLTGGMDKARTGSSPPIVSLDKASSETGASRPFTRFIEDNKEIGIN
- the SALL3 gene encoding sal-like protein 3 isoform X2 — protein: MSRRKQAKPQHLKSDEELQAEVVSEHVSGEGADDGDSGNESRSGSEETNVCEKCCAEFFKWTDFLEHKKSCTKNPLVLIVNEDEPAPPPAEEFPDPSPASSPSDQAESEAAEEGVQAENNDSSEVKNTEKEEEPMEVETSAEKSFQNQRTSNTATPLPQIPEPSSMTSYNMPNTNVTLETLLSTKVAVAQFSQSARATTSTSISSGVTAVAIPMILEQLMALQQQQIHQLQLIEQIRSQVAMMNRQPLRPSLNQIVAAQGGPGQASNQLQGFATSAAVQLTAVIPSAIVGQATSGQPTAFDSSQHISRPTSGTSTPNISSSGSSALPESGVPSSSNAITSITPISVSNASNSASQPQNGSTLPSIGHGSLTSVSSLPNPLLPQTSSNSVIFPNPLVSIAATANALDPLSALMKHRKGKPPNVSVFEPKSSSEDPFFKHKCRFCAKVFGSDSALQIHLRSHTGERPFKCNICGNRFSTKGNLKVHFQRHKEKYPHIQMNPYPVPEYLDNVPTCSGIPYGMSLPPEKPVTTWLDSKPVLPTVPTSIGLQLPPTIAGVNSYGDSPSITPMSRSPQRPSPASSECTSLSPSLNTSESGVPASAESPQPVQSGSSLTKTEPISLPPTSTRLGDLSAGGQVSAAATSSVPTVVTDSSVATSLPNPVLPAVSDQFKAKFPFGGLLDSMQTSETSKLQQLVENIDKKMTDPNQCVICHRVLSCQSALKMHYRTHTGERPFKCKICGRAFTTKGNLKTHFGVHRAKPPLRVQHSCPICQKKFTNAVVLQQHIRMHMGGQIPNTPLPEGFQDAMDSELSYDEKNVDTLSSFDEDIDENSMEEDPELKDTASDSSKPLISYSGSCPSSPPSVISSIAALENQMKMIDSVMNCQQLTSLKSIENGSGESDHLSNDSSSAVGDLESQSAGSPAMSESSSSMQALSPVNSNSESFRSKSPGLSNQEEPQEIQLKTEKPDSPPPTTENGGALDLTSTNPGRPVIKEEAPFSLLFLNRERGPSQSTPSLVTSTAPTMIKMEVNGHSKPISLGEVPSLPAGIQVPAAPQTVMSPGITPMLAPPPRRTPKQHNCQSCGKTFSSASALQIHERTHTGEKPFGCTICGRAFTTKGNLKVHMGTHMWNNAPARRGRRLSVENPMALLGGDALKFSEMFQKDLAARAMNVDPSFWNQYAAAITNGLAMKNNEISVIQNGGIPQLPVSLGGGAIPPLSNLTGGMDKARTGSSPPIVSLDKASSETGASRPFTRFIEDNKEIGIN
- the SALL3 gene encoding sal-like protein 3 isoform X3, whose product is MSRRKQAKPQHLKSDEELQAEVVSEHAVSGEGADDGDSGNESRSGSEETNVCEKCCAEFFKWTDFLEHKKSCTKNPLVLIVNEDEPAPPPAEEFPDPSPASSPSDQAESEAAEEGVQAENNDSSEVKNTEKEEEPMEVETSAEKSFQNQRTSNTATPLPQIPEPSSMTSYNMPNTNVTLETLLSTKVAVAQFSQSARATTSTSISSGVTAVAIPMILEQLMALQQQQIHQLQLIEQIRSQVAMMNRQPLRPSLNQIVAAQGGPGQASNQLQGFATSAAVQLTAVIPSAIVGQATSGQPTAFDSSQHISRPTSGTSTPNISSSGSSALPESGVPSSSNAITSITPISVSNASNSASQPQNGSTLPSIGHGSLTSVSSLPNPLLPQTSSNSVIFPNPLVSIAATANALDPLSALMKHRKGKPPNVSVFEPKSSSEDPFFKHKCRFCAKVFGSDSALQIHLRSHTGERPFKCNICGNRFSTKGNLKVHFQRHKEKYPHIQMNPYPVPEYLDNVPTCSGIPYGMSLPPEKPVTTWLDSKPVLPTVPTSIGLQLPPTIAGVNSYGDSPSITPMSRSPQRPSPASSECTSLSPSLNTSESGVPASAESPQPVQSGSSLTKTEPISLPPTSTRLGDLSAGGQVSAAATSSVPTVVTDSSVATSLPNPVLPAVSDQFKAKFPFGGLLDSMQTSETSKLQQLVENIDKKMTDPNQCVICHRVLSCQSALKMHYRTHTGERPFKCKICGRAFTTKGNLKTHFGVHRAKPPLRVQHSCPICQKKFTNAVVLQQHIRMHMGGQIPNTPLPEGFQDAMDSELSYDEKNVDTLSSFDEDIDENSMEEDPELKDTASDSSKPLISYSGSCPSSPPSVISSIAALENQMKMIDSVMNCQQLTSLKSIENGSGESDHLSNDSSSAVGDLESQSAGSPAMSESSSSMQALSPVNSNSESFRSKSPGLSNQEEPQEIQLKTEKPDSPPPTTENGGALDLTSTNPGRPVIKEEAPFSLLFLNRERGPSQSTPSLVTSTAPTMIKMEVNGHSKPISLGEVPSLPAGIQVPAAPQTVMSPGITPMLAPPPRRTPKQHNCQSCGKTFSSASALQIHERTHTGEKPFGCTICGRAFTTKGNLKVHMGTHMWNNAPARRGRRLSVENPMALLGGDALKFSEMFQKDLAARAMNVDPSFWNQYAAAITNGLAMKNNEISVIQNGGIPQLPRSKELPVFYVYV